A stretch of DNA from Lycium ferocissimum isolate CSIRO_LF1 chromosome 4, AGI_CSIRO_Lferr_CH_V1, whole genome shotgun sequence:
ATCTAAAGTGGCATCTATTTCTGATTTTTACACTGCCAACTAATTCGTGGAAGTTAATTTGGAAATTTTCCCGTGGATTTTAGTAACCTTTGCGAAGTTCCAGTTGGAACATCATAAaattgctttttattttttttttttaatttttttatgagcATTGAAATGTGAATCATATAACAATTAAAATCTACATTTTTGGTAGAGTAGTTTAATTGTCGGAACCCTTAGGAGTTATCCTTAATTAGAAGACCTCACAGAAGGTAAGTGGTTAGAGATACTCCTGACTTTGAGCATACATTGCAACTAGCTAACTACTACTTCTCCTAACTTCTAGTATAAGCTTTAGTATGATAAACTGCACGGGTTGGTTAGTCACCTTATCTGGCTGCATTGTCCTTTCACCTAACCTCGTGTTTTAGATTCAAGTCATCTTGTCGTCCCTGGTATGCTACTAATTCTACCCTGGGCGCACATGGACTTTTTGTGTTCTAAGAAACTAAAATGGGTTTGAGAGTTTATTGTATATTCTAAGTGATGGCGCacctttcttttaaatttgttCATGGCTGAGTATGCTCGGAGTATTTCTTTCCTTATCTTTAGCCAGTTTGTTCTTTAAATTGATAGTGATTGAAAATCACTGATTGCTTTAATAATCACTATTTGTGGGTAGTACTGGACTAACATCTGACTGATAGTGCATGAATGCTGTTGTGTGTAGCTTAAGAAAATCTTTAGCGTTTTTATTGATTTCCTTTGCGCTTGAATGCTTGAGCAGATACTGGGAACTTGGAGATGGATAAAGCTTGAGGGCGGGAAAGCCTGCTGCTATTCAATTTGTTCTCATGCTATTTTTACCTGAGTCTCCGCGATGGCTTTACATGAAGGTGCAATTTCTAATTTGTGGCAAAATgcttacaacaacataccctgtgtaatcccacaagtggggcctggggagggtaggatgtacgcggaccttacctctacctttatgggggtagagaggctgtttccgatggatcctcggctcaagagaaacgTAGTCAATCCAGAATTTGTGGCAGATGCTCGTCGGTAAAAaacaattttaatttaaaaaaccaCTGCAGAAGGATAAATCTGAAGCTGCTGCTGTTCTAGCTAAGATTTATGATCCTTATCGGTTGGAGGAGGAGCTTGATCAGCTTGCTACGGCGTTAGAGGGAGAATGCTTGAGAAAGCAGGCTATCAGTTACCTGGATGTTTTTAGGAGGAAAGAGATCAGACTTGCGTTCTTTGCTGGAGCTGGACTGCAGGTACATTTTCGACTTCTGTGATGTGACAGTCTTATGTACCAATCTTTAAGTTGAAGTTGCTTCCCCTGCACtgtcttcttatttttttgtaatgctatATTTGGCCATAAATTTGGTTCACTGGGGATCTCCTTTGAGCTTCGCTCGCTTACGTTGCACATAAAATTTATCTTTTAACTTGAATTCAATTAGCCCGTCATGATGATGGTGCTTGCNNNNNNNNNNNNNNNNNNNNNNNNNNNNNNNNNNNNNNNNNNNNNNNNNNNNNNNNNNNNNNNNNNNNNNNNNNNNNNNNNNNNNNNNNNNNNNNNNNNNTTTAATAATACTTTTTTgaattagttttttttaaaatacttatttttaaaaatattttccaaagtttttaaaaaaaaactttttacgggatttttaattaaaaaaataggttttttttgttttttgaaaaatttttgagaaaaataaccGAAAGGCCTTTTTAAAGGGcggaaaaatcttttttttttaaaaagatttttttaaattaatttaattgaccatattattgttttaataaaagaatcttttttgaaaagtataaaatactttttaaaataagttaatttTAGAAGAACATAAACGGTACATTTATCTTGTCGAGTAAGGATGTTTGTGCAAAATTTCCTTTTACGAGTTAATTTGCAACAATTTGTATAAGCAATTTAATATGGCTCAGAGGCAAATTtaacattaatttaaaaaaaaaaaagaagtgagatgtgtcaataaataaaaaactataTTAGTCAAACTGGGGCGTTTGTGCAAAATTGCATTTTTAGGAGTTAGTTTGCAGCATTTCGGCATCTAATTGGGTGAAGATGCACAAAATGTTTACGTCGCCTTAGGGTTTTGACTATCCCCTATATAAGTTCTCTTCCATCCCCAAAACAATTCCTTGCTATTGTGAACAAAAAGTGAGTTGtgcaaaactagggttttcatacaacACACAGCGCAGCCTCGCTTTTTCTGGTTAGTGAAGATGGGTCACTCTAACATCTGGAACGCTCACCCCAAGAACTACGGCCCTGGTTCTCGCACTTGGTATCCTCATTTCACCCCTTTCGTTGTTCATTAACTAGCTGTTAAGTTCTTGTCTTGAGATGAAACTGCGTAATGTCgtttgtttgttatgttaaCTCTTGTTTATTTGTGTTTGTGATACGATTGCTTGTGTGTGTTAGAGCGGAtagttgtttttcttttctattatttgtttTAGATACTGAGATAACATCGACATATTATGTTTTTCATACTAATGTGGTCAATGTGTTACCGGTTCATATGAACCCATTAAACCCATTAACTAAATAAGTATAAGTTAATAGAATTTGAACCCAGTAAATCACATGGGTTGTGGTAGAATTCTCAGATGTGCCTCTATCTAGCGGATACTCATAAATTCCTGGTATAAATAATTGCTCCTCCCCTTATAAGGTGTTAAGAACTATATTGTGGCTGGAAGCAAAGATGAATAAGATGGAGAATAAAGTTGTAGATTTGAGGCAATGGGTGTGCTCCCATTTCTGTTGAGTGAAGATTTGAAAACCTaacttattgttggttgttattTTTGGAGAGTATATTGTGGTCATGCCTATGGCAGGGGCTAGGTTTTATTAAGTGAGGATTGTTGAACTTTATTCGTTTTTCACTGTCAATATGTGTTTTCTTGGTGAATGCCATGGGAGTGGTAAAAATGAATTGGTGTAGAGAGGGTTACATACAGCGTGTCTATATGGGTGATCCAAACTAGTTTAGGATTAAAATGTAAttgattgatttgattttttgtaAATGTGAATAAATTGGTGAAGTATTGATTTTGTTCTGTTTGTTGTCAATCTTATGAGGTTTCTTTGTTCTATCTCCTAAACATTTTTTTGAATTCTTTCTCTTATAGTTCAAGAATGGTAGGTGCTCGGTGAGACTTTAGGATGCTGTTAAATGTCACATTCAAATAGTCTTTACTTAATTTCATAATCCCAATTGACATGGATTAGATTTTGGCTCTGGTAATTGTGAACTTCTGCTGTTATCAAATATTGCTGCCAGTCAGTCTTTTATATGCAAAATCTTTCACTTGTCAACTATAAGTATTTCTATCTTTCTATGTGAAAGATGCACATTTGTGATTTTGCTTAATTCCTTTAAGCTTCCCTATGTCTTATTCTGTTTAGTTTTATGTACAATGTATAACACAAATTTGGAAAGAGGATATTCTTACTTGCTTTTGCCATGTCTAGTTGTTGATCTTCAattgtttgtatatgttgcagCCGTGTCTGCGGGAATCCTCATGCAATTATTAGGAAGTATGGACTTATGTGCTGCAGACAGTGCTTCCGCAGCAATGCCAAGGAAATTGGCTTCATCAAGGTAAAAGCTGAATTCTGTATTCAAAATTATATCAGAGATTTGCTCAACTTCATGTAGCTATTTGAATTGGAAACTAAGAATATGCTTAGTTTTGGTTAGATTGAGAGTCTTTTGATTGACAGGGCATGTTAGCTTTGTCTGGATTATCTTTAGTCCTAGTGCTGTCTATTTCTCTCTCTTATTCTGTTTGAGGCTAATCTATTATTCTATTTAATTGCAGTACCGTTAAACCTTCAATATGAGTTTCTACGAGGACCTCTGTTTGGTGCTGGTAGAGATC
This window harbors:
- the LOC132052614 gene encoding inositol transporter 1-like, with amino-acid sequence MLFLPESPRWLYMKKDKSEAAAVLAKIYDPYRLEEELDQLATALEGECLRKQAISYLDVFRRKEIRLAFFAGAGLQVHFRLL
- the LOC132052615 gene encoding small ribosomal subunit protein uS14z/uS14y/uS14x, with the protein product MGHSNIWNAHPKNYGPGSRTCRVCGNPHAIIRKYGLMCCRQCFRSNAKEIGFIKYR